From Streptomyces sp. TLI_053, a single genomic window includes:
- a CDS encoding BTAD domain-containing putative transcriptional regulator → MTETSVFFGVLGPVEVRVDSATVALPSRVRVLLAALLCRPNRTVSVDELTDIVWSNEPPAAPATLRSHVLRLRRLLGEGSDRVVTTGPGYRIEVGARTELDTLLFGEHCESARDAARSSDWPAVWTAASAALGLWRGTPLADVNCDRLHRDETPGWTQSRVEVTELAARAGLELGRAAESVLLLTRLAAEEPHQEGVHALLIEALAVAGRRAEALAVYRRLRTALARDLGIEPGARIAAAHQRVLRSGGNSSTLQSSSERTAPPDRNRRTGPEPDRAGLPAGPVPEPDGTGAELRREHPAPAGPDTVPPRLPAEPVTVLRQLPADLPFFSGRAEELRTLLAAPAAGPAGVSATVLVTSIEGMAGVGKTQLAVHAAHELVRAGRFGTLQLYVNLRGFDPDRPPADPSDVLAGLLHALGVDRSLMPEGLDARAALFRDRLHGREALLLLDDAADAHQVRPLIPADPGCLVLITSRRSLAGLDGARSLPLTTLPPAEALRLLDAVAGAERVADSPGAAAQVVHACGHLPLALVLAAARLRARPAWRLADLVDYLRPGGITALTTGGRSLRASLDLSYRRLPEEARRVFRLLAVHPGREYTAPAIATLAGVDPAAARETLELLVDENLLIQDTPARYRLHDLLHAFAAELAEGGAADRLALYRLTVWYCHTARAADELLRARSSAVRPRYAPPLPPPVLPALRFPDHDRTLAWLDAERANLTAVLARAAEQGLGPLVAALALSLSWYLHTRGPASSLLAVLRTTQATVSPEADPALAARVLTELGDCHALTRRFQEALRHHERALELHRANRDRDGEAAALLSLGSALDRLDRPQEAVRCWRQARVIFAELGNRLGAATCLVNLARSYRALERFDEAVAHDRDALAAFRGLDDEHGQAQALAGLGELHQLLDRDAEAVGYRRQALLLYRRAGDRYAEAVVLDGLGTSYSRLGRPEQAVRAWRGAHSILTDIAHPRAAEVERHLAGAAAGRAGNRAERRSYARSR, encoded by the coding sequence ATGACAGAAACCAGCGTCTTTTTCGGGGTGCTCGGCCCCGTCGAAGTCCGTGTCGACAGCGCCACCGTCGCGCTGCCGTCGCGGGTGAGAGTCCTGCTCGCGGCGCTCCTGTGCCGTCCCAACCGGACGGTCAGCGTCGACGAGCTCACCGACATCGTGTGGAGCAACGAGCCGCCCGCCGCGCCGGCCACCCTGCGCAGCCATGTGCTGCGCCTGCGGCGCCTGTTGGGCGAAGGATCGGACCGGGTGGTGACCACCGGTCCCGGGTACCGGATCGAGGTGGGGGCGCGGACCGAACTCGACACCCTGCTCTTCGGCGAGCACTGCGAATCGGCCCGCGACGCCGCGCGGTCGAGCGACTGGCCCGCCGTCTGGACGGCGGCCTCCGCGGCCCTGGGCCTGTGGCGCGGCACGCCCCTGGCCGACGTGAACTGCGACCGGCTGCACCGGGACGAAACACCGGGCTGGACCCAGTCCCGGGTGGAGGTCACCGAGTTGGCCGCCCGGGCCGGTCTGGAACTGGGCCGCGCGGCCGAATCCGTGCTGCTGCTCACCCGCCTCGCCGCGGAGGAGCCGCACCAGGAAGGCGTGCACGCGCTGCTGATCGAGGCCCTCGCGGTCGCCGGCCGCCGGGCCGAGGCACTGGCCGTCTACCGGCGGCTGCGCACCGCGCTCGCCCGCGACCTCGGCATCGAACCGGGCGCCCGGATCGCGGCCGCCCACCAGCGGGTCCTGCGTTCCGGCGGCAACTCATCGACTCTGCAGAGCAGTTCGGAGCGGACGGCGCCGCCCGACCGGAACCGGCGGACCGGGCCCGAGCCGGACCGCGCCGGCCTGCCGGCGGGCCCCGTCCCGGAGCCGGACGGGACCGGCGCCGAGCTCCGGCGAGAGCACCCGGCGCCGGCCGGGCCGGACACCGTGCCGCCCCGGCTCCCGGCGGAACCGGTCACCGTGCTCCGCCAACTCCCGGCCGACCTGCCCTTCTTCAGCGGACGCGCGGAGGAGCTGCGGACCCTGCTGGCGGCCCCGGCCGCCGGACCGGCCGGGGTCTCGGCCACCGTGCTGGTCACCTCGATCGAGGGCATGGCCGGGGTGGGCAAGACCCAGCTGGCCGTGCACGCGGCGCACGAGCTGGTCCGGGCCGGCCGGTTCGGCACCCTGCAGCTGTACGTGAACCTGCGCGGCTTCGATCCGGACCGGCCACCCGCCGACCCCTCCGACGTCCTGGCGGGCCTGCTGCACGCCCTCGGTGTGGACCGCTCGCTGATGCCCGAGGGCCTCGACGCGCGCGCCGCCCTGTTCCGCGACCGTCTGCACGGCCGCGAAGCACTGCTGCTGCTCGACGACGCTGCCGACGCGCACCAGGTCCGCCCGCTGATCCCGGCCGACCCCGGCTGCCTGGTGCTGATCACCAGCCGGCGCAGTCTGGCCGGACTGGACGGCGCCCGCTCCCTGCCGCTCACCACCCTGCCCCCCGCCGAGGCGCTGCGGCTCCTGGACGCGGTCGCCGGTGCCGAGCGGGTCGCCGACTCCCCCGGAGCCGCGGCCCAGGTCGTCCACGCCTGCGGGCACCTGCCGCTGGCGCTGGTGCTCGCCGCGGCACGCCTGCGGGCCCGCCCGGCCTGGCGGCTCGCGGACCTCGTCGACTACCTGAGACCCGGCGGCATCACTGCCCTGACCACCGGCGGCCGCTCGCTGCGCGCCAGCCTCGACCTCTCCTACCGTCGGCTGCCCGAGGAGGCCCGGCGGGTCTTCCGGCTGCTGGCCGTCCATCCGGGACGCGAGTACACCGCGCCGGCGATCGCCACGCTGGCCGGCGTCGACCCCGCGGCCGCACGCGAGACGCTGGAACTGCTGGTCGACGAGAACCTGTTGATCCAGGACACGCCGGCCCGGTACCGCCTGCACGACCTGCTGCACGCCTTCGCCGCCGAACTCGCGGAGGGCGGGGCCGCCGACCGCCTGGCCCTCTACCGGCTGACGGTGTGGTACTGCCACACCGCCCGCGCGGCGGACGAACTGCTGCGCGCCCGCTCGTCGGCGGTCCGCCCCCGCTACGCCCCGCCGCTGCCCCCGCCGGTGCTGCCGGCCCTGCGCTTCCCGGACCACGACCGGACGCTGGCCTGGCTGGACGCGGAGCGCGCCAACCTCACTGCGGTGCTAGCCCGCGCGGCCGAACAGGGCCTGGGACCGCTGGTCGCCGCGCTCGCGCTCTCGCTCAGCTGGTACCTGCACACCCGCGGCCCGGCGTCGAGCCTGCTGGCGGTGCTGCGCACCACCCAGGCCACGGTCAGTCCGGAGGCGGACCCGGCACTCGCCGCCCGGGTGCTCACGGAGCTCGGCGACTGCCACGCGCTCACCCGCCGGTTCCAGGAGGCCCTCCGGCACCACGAGCGCGCCCTGGAACTGCACCGGGCCAACCGGGACCGGGACGGCGAGGCCGCCGCGCTGCTCAGCCTGGGCAGCGCCCTCGACCGGCTGGACCGGCCCCAGGAGGCCGTCCGGTGCTGGCGGCAGGCCCGGGTGATCTTCGCCGAGCTGGGCAACCGGCTCGGCGCGGCCACCTGCCTGGTCAACCTGGCCCGCTCCTACCGGGCACTGGAGCGGTTCGACGAGGCCGTCGCGCACGACCGCGACGCGCTGGCGGCCTTCCGGGGCCTCGACGACGAGCACGGGCAGGCGCAGGCGCTGGCCGGGCTGGGCGAGCTCCACCAACTGCTGGACCGCGACGCCGAGGCCGTCGGCTACCGGCGCCAGGCCCTGCTGCTGTACCGACGGGCCGGCGACCGCTACGCCGAGGCGGTGGTGCTGGACGGGCTGGGAACCTCGTACTCGCGGCTCGGCCGGCCCGAACAGGCGGTGCGGGCCTGGCGCGGGGCGCACTCGATCCTGACCGACATCGCGCACCCGCGGGCCGCGGAGGTCGAACGGCACCTGGCCGGGGCGGCGGCCGGGCGCGCGGGGAACCGCGCCGAGCGGCGGTCGTACGCACGGTCGCGGTAG
- a CDS encoding amino acid adenylation domain-containing protein produces the protein MPFALSAPLLDGIAKLAATEGCRPFDVLVTLVQVLLHRCRAQDDVVIAVPRTGGRGGTLPLRAVLAPGATFLDQLRSTADTLRQAERHQDVPPVRLLALAGFSGGAGSPSPCQVLVGRPGEPRSEDVGDELRHDLELHLEPAPAGALRYRLDRHDRETVVAAGLRLGRLAEAALADPGRPVGRLELLPETERARLLGFNETSVDYGEPRRLHEYILDRARRTPTAVAVADAAEEIDYAELVARAGALAERLRANGVGPDVPVAVCAQRSVALVVALLGVLLADGAYLPLDCEHPAARIRGILDEARPAVVLADESFAPLFAGTGSVLLPLDGGAPPTDPPPPPTPAPAREPSDADLAYIIYTSGSTGRPKGVAIPHRGIVNRLLWMQDRYRLTPDDVVLQKTPYTFDVSVWEFFWPLLAGARLVMARPDGHRDPAYLAEVMAEQGVTTAHFVPSMLAVFAEEPGVARCTALRRVVCSGEALTSAVVRRFRERSRAEVHNLYGPTEASVDVTHWTCRDDDPEGGVPIGVPIANTTAHVLDDAREPVPIGTPGELYLGGVGLARGYVGRPDLTAERFVPDPFGAGPDARLYRTGDLVRWTAGGRLEFLGRLDHQVKLRGLRIEPGEIEAVLCGHPAVSEAVVLLREDLGAVPVLVAYLVTADGQEPAGLTAHLAEALPRYMLPGRTVVLAAMPLTRNGKLDRAALPKPPARRRR, from the coding sequence GTGCCGTTCGCCCTGTCCGCGCCGCTGCTGGACGGTATCGCCAAGCTGGCCGCCACCGAGGGCTGCCGCCCGTTCGACGTCCTGGTCACCCTGGTGCAGGTCCTGTTGCACCGCTGCCGCGCGCAGGACGACGTGGTGATCGCCGTGCCTCGCACCGGTGGCCGCGGCGGGACGCTCCCGCTGCGCGCCGTTCTCGCCCCCGGTGCCACCTTCCTCGATCAACTGCGTTCCACCGCCGACACCCTGAGGCAGGCGGAGCGGCACCAGGACGTGCCGCCGGTCCGGCTCCTGGCGCTGGCCGGGTTCTCCGGTGGTGCCGGGTCGCCGTCGCCCTGCCAGGTGCTGGTGGGCCGTCCGGGCGAGCCACGGTCGGAGGATGTCGGGGACGAGCTCCGCCACGACCTCGAACTGCACCTCGAGCCCGCCCCGGCCGGGGCGCTGCGCTACCGGCTCGACCGCCACGACCGGGAGACGGTCGTCGCGGCCGGACTGCGGCTCGGCCGGCTCGCCGAGGCGGCCCTCGCCGATCCCGGCCGCCCGGTCGGCCGGCTGGAGCTGCTGCCCGAGACCGAGCGCGCGCGACTGCTCGGCTTCAACGAGACCTCCGTCGACTACGGCGAGCCGCGCCGGCTGCACGAGTACATCCTCGACCGGGCCCGGCGCACCCCCACGGCGGTCGCGGTCGCCGACGCCGCAGAGGAGATCGACTACGCCGAACTCGTCGCCAGGGCAGGGGCCCTGGCGGAGCGGCTGCGCGCGAACGGGGTCGGGCCGGACGTGCCGGTGGCCGTCTGCGCCCAGCGGTCGGTCGCCCTGGTGGTGGCCCTGCTCGGCGTGCTGCTGGCGGACGGCGCCTACCTGCCGCTGGACTGCGAGCATCCGGCGGCGCGGATCCGCGGCATCCTGGACGAGGCCCGCCCGGCGGTGGTGCTCGCGGACGAGTCGTTCGCCCCGCTGTTCGCCGGTACCGGCTCCGTGCTGCTGCCGCTCGACGGGGGCGCCCCGCCCACCGACCCGCCCCCGCCCCCGACTCCGGCGCCCGCGCGCGAACCCTCGGACGCCGACCTGGCCTACATCATCTACACCTCCGGCTCGACCGGGCGCCCCAAGGGCGTGGCGATCCCGCACCGCGGCATCGTCAACCGGCTGCTCTGGATGCAGGACCGGTACCGGCTGACCCCGGACGACGTGGTGCTCCAGAAAACGCCGTACACCTTCGACGTGTCGGTCTGGGAGTTCTTCTGGCCGCTGCTGGCCGGCGCCCGGCTGGTGATGGCGCGGCCGGACGGGCACCGGGACCCGGCATACCTGGCCGAGGTGATGGCGGAACAGGGGGTCACCACCGCCCACTTCGTGCCGTCGATGCTGGCGGTCTTCGCGGAGGAACCGGGGGTCGCGCGGTGCACGGCGCTGCGCCGGGTGGTGTGCAGCGGTGAGGCGCTGACCTCGGCCGTCGTACGCCGCTTCCGGGAGCGCAGCCGGGCCGAGGTGCACAACCTGTACGGTCCGACCGAGGCGTCGGTCGACGTCACGCACTGGACCTGCCGCGACGACGACCCCGAGGGCGGGGTCCCGATCGGCGTGCCGATCGCCAACACCACGGCCCACGTCCTGGACGACGCGCGCGAGCCGGTGCCGATCGGCACGCCGGGCGAGCTGTACCTGGGGGGAGTGGGGCTGGCCCGGGGCTACGTCGGCCGACCGGACCTCACCGCCGAGCGGTTCGTGCCGGACCCCTTCGGCGCCGGGCCGGACGCGCGGCTGTACCGCACGGGTGACCTGGTGCGGTGGACGGCCGGTGGGCGGCTGGAGTTCCTCGGTCGCCTCGACCACCAGGTCAAGCTGCGTGGTCTGCGGATCGAGCCGGGCGAGATCGAGGCGGTGCTGTGCGGTCACCCGGCGGTGTCGGAGGCGGTGGTGCTGCTGCGCGAGGACCTGGGCGCGGTCCCGGTCCTGGTGGCCTACCTGGTGACCGCGGACGGGCAGGAGCCGGCCGGCCTGACGGCGCACCTGGCGGAGGCGCTGCCCCGCTACATGCTGCCGGGGCGCACGGTGGTGCTGGCGGCCATGCCGCTGACCCGGAACGGGAAGCTGGACCGGGCGGCACTGCCGAAGCCGCCGGCGCGGCGCCGGAGGTGA
- a CDS encoding MFS transporter — translation MDNTTGLLGRLIPADALRRRLLAIRFAEATGKGVFLSGSIVYFTLHVGLTAAEVGIGLSLAGFAGLLSSVLFGMIADRMRKRTLLFLLFAAVAAGFGLYSAVDDAVQFYVLVTLVGFLDYGIGPTENALLATVIPEGERVRLNATMRTVFNVGFSAGIGIAAAAALSTRLLVLIPAVAAVLLGLAALLVTRLPEGPPGDPEQRPRPFGAVRDLRFLGVVGLSTVLASHISLLMVVLPLWALERAAVRPFLVPLLLVVNTVFVILFQVRASKGAETVAGAAATARRAGLWIAAGCAAASVTALWHQTAAATAAIVVTALMLSVAEVMQSASAWGLAFGLAPKHAEGEYLGAFDLHVATQNIAGPALFSGLVISAGFWGWIAIAGLMLAAAALIGPAARRSADARAGSARPEAVMDTGGAV, via the coding sequence GTGGACAACACCACCGGCCTGCTCGGCCGGCTGATCCCCGCCGACGCGCTGCGCCGGCGACTGCTCGCGATCCGGTTCGCCGAGGCGACCGGCAAGGGCGTCTTCCTCTCCGGCAGCATCGTCTACTTCACCCTGCACGTCGGGCTGACCGCCGCCGAGGTGGGCATCGGTCTGTCGCTGGCGGGCTTCGCCGGACTGCTCTCCTCGGTGCTCTTCGGCATGATCGCCGACCGGATGCGCAAACGCACGCTGCTGTTCCTGCTGTTCGCGGCCGTCGCGGCCGGCTTCGGGCTGTACTCCGCGGTGGACGACGCGGTCCAGTTCTACGTCCTGGTGACCCTGGTCGGCTTCCTGGACTACGGGATCGGACCGACCGAGAACGCGCTGCTGGCCACCGTGATCCCGGAGGGCGAGCGGGTCCGGCTCAACGCGACCATGCGTACGGTGTTCAACGTCGGCTTCAGCGCGGGCATCGGCATCGCCGCCGCGGCCGCGCTGAGCACCCGGCTGCTGGTGCTGATCCCCGCGGTCGCGGCGGTGCTGCTCGGTCTCGCGGCGCTGCTGGTGACCCGCCTGCCGGAGGGGCCGCCCGGTGACCCGGAACAGCGGCCCCGGCCCTTCGGCGCCGTGCGCGACCTGCGATTCCTCGGCGTGGTCGGACTGTCGACCGTGCTCGCCTCGCACATCAGCCTGCTCATGGTGGTGCTGCCGCTGTGGGCCCTGGAGCGCGCCGCCGTCCGGCCGTTCCTGGTGCCGCTGCTCCTGGTGGTCAACACCGTCTTCGTCATCCTCTTCCAGGTGCGGGCGAGCAAGGGCGCCGAGACGGTCGCGGGCGCCGCGGCGACGGCCCGCCGGGCCGGGCTGTGGATCGCGGCGGGCTGCGCCGCCGCCTCGGTCACCGCCCTGTGGCACCAGACCGCGGCGGCCACCGCGGCGATCGTCGTGACCGCCCTGATGCTGTCCGTGGCCGAGGTCATGCAGTCCGCCTCGGCCTGGGGCCTCGCCTTCGGGCTGGCACCCAAGCACGCCGAGGGCGAGTACCTCGGCGCGTTCGACCTGCACGTGGCGACCCAGAACATCGCCGGGCCGGCGCTCTTCTCCGGCCTGGTCATCTCGGCAGGCTTCTGGGGCTGGATCGCGATCGCCGGGCTGATGCTCGCCGCGGCCGCGCTGATCGGGCCCGCCGCGCGGCGCAGCGCCGACGCGAGGGCGGGCAGCGCCCGCCCGGAGGCCGTCATGGACACCGGAGGGGCGGTATGA
- a CDS encoding aminoglycoside phosphotransferase family protein — MGSLPEQVAALAGEWELDIGEVVGVDFSSAVTSVLVSCTGPMGEAELKLAPDAYALAEEVAMLRQFAPGGRVPEVHGSSRGAALLEAVRPGTPVEDLPRPPSPADYARFLDDLHTVGDPASAPRQAADWLGMMLGWAEQGGAELAEARRIADRLLATEPERVLLHGDLHLGNVLTSDRRGLVARSPIACVGERCFDAADYVLEGADLADMVDRRDGLAAAAGLDAERLDGWARVLAPLGAARAPQPERVATLLAYGRGEY; from the coding sequence GTGGGCTCGCTGCCGGAACAGGTGGCGGCCCTGGCCGGGGAGTGGGAACTCGACATCGGGGAGGTGGTCGGCGTCGACTTCTCGTCGGCCGTGACCTCCGTGCTGGTCTCCTGCACCGGGCCGATGGGCGAGGCCGAGCTGAAGCTCGCGCCGGACGCCTACGCCCTCGCCGAGGAAGTGGCGATGCTGCGGCAGTTCGCCCCCGGCGGCCGGGTGCCCGAGGTGCACGGGAGCAGCCGGGGCGCGGCGCTGCTGGAGGCGGTCCGGCCCGGCACTCCGGTCGAGGACCTGCCGCGGCCGCCGTCCCCCGCCGACTACGCGCGGTTCCTGGACGACCTGCACACGGTCGGCGACCCGGCGAGCGCGCCCCGGCAGGCCGCCGACTGGCTCGGCATGATGCTCGGCTGGGCCGAGCAGGGCGGTGCCGAGCTGGCGGAGGCGAGGCGGATCGCCGACCGGCTGCTGGCCACCGAACCCGAACGGGTGCTTCTCCACGGTGATCTGCACCTGGGCAATGTGCTCACCTCGGACCGCCGGGGCCTGGTGGCCCGGAGTCCGATCGCCTGCGTCGGCGAACGGTGCTTCGACGCGGCCGACTACGTGCTGGAGGGCGCGGACCTCGCGGACATGGTGGACCGCCGCGACGGCCTGGCGGCGGCCGCCGGACTCGACGCCGAGCGGCTGGACGGCTGGGCCAGGGTGCTGGCCCCGCTCGGGGCGGCGCGCGCACCGCAGCCGGAGCGGGTCGCCACGCTCCTCGCGTACGGACGGGGTGAGTACTGA
- a CDS encoding response regulator gives MSGLQPLSDNLNSECRALAQALRELFAELAVSVRRCAARCYVDAGTLSRYLAGTRVPPADFVDDFLRHIEDVRGTRVEQAARERLRVLRIAAVRTNASIGQAVQQLEGQLEAADREVRRTSVREEELDHALDGCRHAIDDLDERLTELEQPSGSVRRPEPLDADREAILEERNVLALHVARLSTELERTRRRAAFAEARCELLERQLEVVERHRGAVLPEPELVRLVDPLEAPALVAGFRPKVLLVDDQRPNLMALEAVLDTHGHEVVSVASGREALKALLESDDFAVIILDVQMPGMDGYETAAHIKRRARTRDIPIIFLTAVGNDPEYSMRGYAAGAVDFIVKPFDPWALRAKVAVFVEICLERREHALGRD, from the coding sequence ATGAGCGGCCTTCAACCGCTGAGCGACAATCTGAACAGCGAGTGCCGGGCCCTGGCCCAGGCCCTGCGGGAGCTGTTCGCCGAGCTGGCGGTCTCGGTCCGCCGCTGCGCGGCACGGTGCTACGTGGATGCGGGCACGCTCTCCCGCTACCTGGCGGGCACCCGCGTCCCGCCGGCCGACTTCGTGGACGACTTCCTGCGCCACATCGAGGATGTCCGCGGGACCCGCGTCGAGCAGGCGGCACGGGAGCGCCTGCGGGTGCTGCGCATCGCGGCAGTGCGCACCAATGCCTCGATCGGCCAGGCCGTGCAGCAGCTGGAGGGGCAGCTGGAGGCCGCGGACCGGGAGGTCCGGCGCACCAGCGTCCGGGAGGAGGAGCTCGACCACGCCCTGGACGGCTGCCGCCACGCGATCGACGACCTGGACGAGCGGTTGACGGAGCTGGAGCAGCCGAGCGGGTCCGTCCGCCGGCCGGAGCCGCTCGACGCGGACCGCGAGGCGATCCTGGAGGAGCGCAACGTGCTCGCCCTCCACGTTGCCCGGCTCAGCACGGAGCTGGAGCGGACACGCCGGCGAGCGGCGTTCGCCGAGGCTCGCTGCGAGTTGCTGGAGCGCCAGCTGGAGGTGGTCGAGCGGCACCGGGGCGCCGTCCTGCCCGAGCCCGAACTCGTCCGCCTGGTCGACCCGTTGGAAGCCCCCGCGCTGGTCGCGGGCTTCCGGCCGAAGGTGCTCCTGGTCGATGACCAGCGCCCCAACCTCATGGCCCTCGAAGCCGTGCTCGACACCCACGGTCATGAGGTGGTCTCCGTCGCCTCGGGTCGGGAGGCGCTCAAGGCGCTGCTGGAGTCCGACGACTTCGCGGTGATCATCCTCGATGTCCAGATGCCCGGGATGGACGGCTACGAGACCGCCGCCCACATCAAGCGCCGCGCCCGCACCCGCGACATCCCGATCATCTTCCTCACCGCCGTCGGCAACGACCCCGAGTACTCGATGCGGGGCTACGCCGCCGGCGCTGTCGACTTCATCGTCAAACCCTTCGACCCCTGGGCCCTGCGCGCCAAGGTCGCGGTGTTCGTGGAGATCTGCCTGGAGCGACGCGAGCACGCGCTCGGCCGCGACTGA